The following coding sequences lie in one Cannabis sativa cultivar Pink pepper isolate KNU-18-1 chromosome 5, ASM2916894v1, whole genome shotgun sequence genomic window:
- the LOC115715873 gene encoding LEAF RUST 10 DISEASE-RESISTANCE LOCUS RECEPTOR-LIKE PROTEIN KINASE-like 2.1 → MESSSRFPMATLIHFVILIMYLVETTKSNTYKNPHCPPSSCDNYITNITTPFRLNTDPQGCGYKNYELSCDNNNHTVLYLNSVKYFVRSINYSKYTIRIMDSNVHTTNCSSLPNNSLTKHQFDPSPSGKDQFGNPYVWGYKVPKTLVSTIAFLKCENQVNSSSYVDTAPCKIFGHNFGSGCKTNSHYYVVDGGLRVSDLESSCCVVLRTLVSAKAVVNRRNTSYLDIHNELAYGFELSWLNQFFINTKLEGICYINSSNEADCSFLNILRSFWLKVLLPAAALLALIVAFFVIKCILGTPLIIAFLVYKWRRGHFSAYNFIEEFLHSDTNITPIRYSYKEIRKMTKKFKNKLGEGGYGTVFKGKLRSGRIVAVKVLKLHKSQRNGQDFINEIATIGRIHHVNVVHLIGFCVHSSKYAIVYDFMANGSLEKYIFSQEGISSLSCNQIFEIALGVARGIEYLHQGCHMQILHFDIKPHNILLDENFIPKVSDFGLARLCPLENNTISLTTAKGTLGYIALEQFYKNIGRISNKADVYSFGMLLMEMASRRKNVNAIAENSSQIYFPSWVHDQLREGKFINQTADIDIDTMDLKITKKMIIVALWCIQLKPIDRPTMNEVIEMLEAEVESLEMPPKPSLTMLSEKPNDDHGQETSSSSTMLPFTL, encoded by the exons ATGGAAAGCTCTTCAAGATTTCCAATGGCTACCCTGATTCATTTTGTGATCCTAATCATGTATTTGGTTGAAACTACAAAATcaaacacatataaaaatccTCATTGTCCACCTTCTTCTTGTGATAATTATATCACCAACATCACAACTCCTTTCCGACTTAACACCGATCCACAAGGATGTGGCTACAAAAATTATGAGCTTTCTTGCGACAACAATAATCATACGGTATTATACTTAAACTCTGTCAAGTACTTTGTGAGGTCAATCAATTATTCCAAATACACAATTCGAATAATGGACTCCAATGTTCACACCACCAATTGCTCCTCTCTTCCTAATAATTCTCTAACTAAACATCAATTCGACCCTTCTCCATCGGGTAAAGATCAATTTGGGAATCCTTATGTATGGGGTTACAAGGTTCCAAAGACATTAGTAAGCACTATAGCGTTCTTGAAATGTGAAAATCAAGTGAATTCCTCATCTTATGTAGACACTGCTCCTTGCAAAATATTTGGTCATAATTTTGGGTCTGGATGCAAAACCAACAGCCATTATTATGTGGTGGATGGTGGGCTTCGTGTTTCGGATTTGGAGAGCTCGTGTTGTGTGGTGCTAAGGACTTTGGTGTCGGCTAAGGCAGTGGTGAATAGAAGGAACACCTCTTATTTGGACATTCACAATGAGCTTGCTTATGGCTTTGAGCTTTCCTGGttgaatcaattttttattaacacAAAACTTGAAGGAATATGCTACATTAATTCCTCCAACGAGGCCGACTGTTCTTTTC TTAACATCTTAAGGAGTTTCTGGTTAAAAG TTCTTTTGCCTGCTGCTGCACTACTCGCGTTGATTG TGGCCTTCTTTGTAATAAAATGCATACTTGGAACACCCCTCATAATTGCATTTTTGGTCTACAAATGGAGAAGAGGTCACTTTTCTGCTTACAACTTCATCGAAGAGTTCCTTCACAGTGATACTAATATCACACCCATAAGATATTCTtataaagaaataagaaaaatgaCCAAAAAATTTAAGAACAAATTAGGTGAAGGAGGTTATGGTACTGTATTCAAAGGAAAGCTTCGAAGTGGTCGTATTGTAGCAGTTAAGGTACTGAAATTGCATAAATCCCAAAGAAATGGACAAGATTTCATCAATGAAATTGCTACAATTGGAAGAATACATCATGTTAATGTAGTTCATTTGATTGGCTTTTGTGTCCACTCCTCAAAGTATGCTATTGTATACGATTTCATGGCTAATggatcactagaaaaatatatcTTCTCTCAAGAAGGAATTTCCTCTTTAAGTTGCAATCAAATATTTGAAATTGCACTTGGTGTGGCACGAGGAATTGAATACTTGCACCAAGGATGTCATATGCAAATTTTGCACTTTGATATCAAACCTCACAATATTCTTTTGGATGAAAATTTTATTCCAAAAGTATCTGATTTTGGATTGGCAAGGTTATGCCCATTGGAAAATAACACAATATCCTTGACTACAGCAAAAGGAACCTTGGGATATATAGCTCTGGaacaattttacaaaaatattggaagGATTTCTAACAAAGCCGATGTTTATAGTTTTGGAATGTTATTAATGGAAATGGCAAGTAGAAGAAAAAATGTGAATGCAATTGCTGAAAATTCGAGTCAAATTTATTTTCCTTCGTGGGTACATGATCAATTAAGAGAAGGAAAATTTATAAACCAAACAGcagatatagatatagatacgATGGAtttaaaaatcacaaaaaagATGATTATAGTTGCATTATGGTGCATACAATTGAAGCCAATTGATCGTCCTACAATGAACGAAGTCATAGAAATGCTCGAAGCAGAAGTTGAATCTCTTGAAATGCCTCCCAAACCATCTCTAACTATGTTAAGTGAGAAGCCCAATGATGATCATGGTCAAGAGACATCCTCTTCATCAACAATGTTACCATTCACTCTATAA
- the LOC115715877 gene encoding rust resistance kinase Lr10 yields MNFLSKSAISWPYTLFILLKLSIDIGATQTQCKESRCGNGPAIRFPFRLKDAQPNHCGYPGFELSCMGKHTVLELPKSVNLFVKNIDYKSQLIELYDPNDCLFLKLLKINGSSVSPLSFIKDELCDYTLFNCSVSEDLDSIVIPCLTSPHGYQVIALYSSSSIEYVPLAFCKKMYNVISVPYILLSSFSEQKYIYMNWVKPNCALCEVVKGYGCRFKDNGSQNETECYQYPKPSQTKKFVAIGATFGTIVLTLLLVLAYRAYNSNEQEKHNQQRLERFLEDYLALKPSRYSYADIKHITSQFNEKLGEGAYGVVYKGKLSAKFFVAVKILNNLKGNGEEFVNEVGTIGRIHHINVVRLVGYCADGFRRALVYEFLPNGSLQQYISSPDSDHFLGWEKLMDITLGIAKGIEYLHQGCDQRILHFDIKPHNVLLDHNFVPKLSDFGLAKLCSRDQSMVSVSTARGTLGYIAPEVFSRNFGNVSYKSDVYSFGIMLLEMVGGKKITDVKEDNTSQVYYPEWIYNNLVEEKEDDGKIAKRMAIVGLWCIQWHPKDRPSMKVVVQMLEGVEKLSMPPNPFGSTGQAITIADLPRRRGNNVELETIAELE; encoded by the exons ATgaattttctctcaaaatctGCAATTTCTTGGCCATACACACTGTTTATACTTCTGAAGTTGTCCATTGATATTGGAGCAACTCAAACACAATGCAAGGAATCAAGATGTGGAAATGGCCCCGCGATTCGATTCCCGTTCAGACTCAAAGATGCTCAACCGAATCACTGCGGCTATCCGGGCTTTGAGCTATCTTGCATGGGAAAACATACAGTTCTAGAGCTGCCAAAATCAGTAAACTTGTTTGTGAAAAACATAGATTACAAATCTCAGTTGATAGAATTATATGACCCCAATGATTGCCTTTTTCTAAAGCTTTTAAAGATCAATGGCTCATCAGTTTCTCCCTTAAGTTTCATCAAAGATGAACTTTGTGACTATACACTGTTTAACTGTTCTGTTTCAGAAGATTTGGATTCCATTGTCATTCCTTGCCTCACTAGCCCTCATGGTTACCAAGTTATTGCTCTTTATTCTTCATCCTCCATTGAATATGTGCCCTTggcattttgtaaaaaaatgtataatgtaATTTCTGTTCCTTATATTCTTCTCAGCTCTTTTAGTGAGcaaaagtatatttatatgaattGGGTTAAGCCCAATTGTGCTCTTTGTGAAGTTGTAAAAGGATACGGATGTCGATTCAAGGACAATGGTAGCCAAAATGAAACTGAGTGTTATCAATATCCAAAACCAA GCCAAACCAAGAAATTCGTGGCAATTG GTGCAACATTTGGTACAATTGTTCTTACTCTGCTACTTGTATTGGCTTATCGCGCTTACAACTCTAATGAGCAAGAAAAACATAATCAACAAAGATTAGAGAGATTTTTGGAGGACTACCTAGCTCTAAAGCCAAGCAGATATTCTTATGCTGATATTAAGCATATTACAAGTCAATTCAATGAAAAATTAGGTGAAGGTGCCTATGGAGTAGTCTACAAAGGAAAACTCTCAGCAAAATTCTTTGTTGCTGTGAAAATCCTTAACAATTTGAAAGGAAATGGAGAAGAGTTTGTAAATGAAGTTGGCACCATTGGTCGAATTCACCATATCAATGTGGTTCGTTTGGTTGGTTATTGTGCTGACGGGTTTAGAAGAGCTCTTGTCTATGAATTCTTACCAAATGGCTCACTTCAACAATATATATCTTCACCAGATTCTGATCATTTCTTAGGTTGGGAGAAACTTATGGATATTACTTTAGGCATAGCCAAAGGTATTGAATATCTTCATCAAGGGTGTGATCAAAGAATCCTTCATTTCGATATCAAACCTCATAATGTTTTGTTAGACCATAACTTTGTTCCTAAGCTTTCTGATTTTGGTTTGGCTAAGTTGTGTTCAAGGGATCAAAGTATGGTGTCAGTCTCTACCGCTAGAGGGACTCTAGGGTACATTGCTCCCGAAGTTTTTTCTAGAAACTTCGGGAATGTGTCATATAAGTCAGATGTTTATAGTTTTGGAATAATGTTGCTTGAAATGGTTGGTGGGAAGAAGATTACCGACGTGAAAGAGGACAACACTAGTCAAGTTTATTATCCGGAATGGATCTATAATAATCTtgtagaagaaaaagaagatgatGGTAAGATTGCAAAGAGAATGGCAATTGTGGGATTATGGTGCATTCAATGGCACCCTAAAGATCGTCCTAGTATGAAAGTTGTGGTTCAAATGCTTGAAGGAGTAGAAAAGTTAAGTATGCCTCCTAATCCTTTTGGCTCTACAGGCCAAGCAATAACAATTGCTGATTTGCCTAGAAGAAGAGGAAACAATGTTGAGCTAGAAACTATAGCTGAGTTAGAGTGA
- the LOC115715875 gene encoding rust resistance kinase Lr10, with protein MDRCESDRITRKGYGSYTMLRIMRAQINNVSCSPSSCGKIQNISYPFRLNSDPSNCGHKNYILSCHKNVTILKLFHGKYTVEAINYTKETIRIVDSGLQKGNCSTLPHYPLSNYNFTTWNDPYTRISRQELESYFLSNTLVFLSCERPVKSHLYIDTSSCFKISRYYNYSYVIVSGELITVRDLDESCVVVLTTLVSDQINNSGNALSFMDIHNEMAFGFELSWTISTRFQLQTGLSLWQEFLSILSTYSILALIIIGGFIVGRVILGTICVCILLIYKWRRRHLSMYDHIEEFLQSNNNLTPIRYSYSDIKKMSHGFKDKLGEGGYGSVYKGRLRSGHFVAIKMMDTSKGNGEDFINEVATIGRIHHVNVVRLIGFCVEGSKRALVYDFMANGSLDKHIFSKEGIESLSYKMMFEMSLGVARGIEYLHRGCEMQILHFDIKPHNILLDENFVTKVSDFGLARLCPLDNNTVSLTAARGTLGYIAPELFYKNIGGVSYKADVYSFGMLLMEMASRRRNLNSAEKSSRVHFPSWVSNQFSEGMDIDFGVETMEESKIIKKMMIVALWCIQFKPSDRPSMTKVVEMLEEQTEFLELPPTKFSYYSNEDHGECSSSSMWPSTGDNYSDNTTFTHVPN; from the exons ATGGACAGGTGCGAATCGGATAGGATCACTCGCAAGGGATATGGCTCttataccatgttgagaataaTGAG AGCCCAAATCAACAATGTATCATGTTCACCTTCCTCCTGTGGCAAAATCCAAAACATAAGCTACCCTTTTCGGCTAAATTCAGATCCAAGCAACTGCGGACACAAGAACTACATTCTCTCTTGCCACAAAAATGTAACAATACTAAAACTCTTTCATGGAAAATACACAGTTGAAGCAATCAATTACACTAAAGAAACAATAAGAATAGTTGATTCAGGCCTTCAGAAGGGAAATTGCTCCACTCTCCCACATTATCCTCTTTCCAATTACAACTTCACAACTTGGAATGATCCATACACAAGAATTTCGAGACAAGAACTCGAATCAtattttttatcaaacactCTGGTTTTCCTTAGCTGTGAAAGACCAGTAAAATCCCATCTTTATATAGACACATCTTCTTGCTTTAAAATTAGTAGatattataattattcttaTGTAATAGTGTCTGGGGAATTAATTACTGTTAGGGATTTGGATGAATCATGTGTTGTTGTATTAACCACTTTAGTATCTGATCAAATAAACAACAGTGGAAATGCTCTTTCATTCATGGATATTCACAATGAAATGGCCTTTGGATTTGAGCTTTCATGGACTATATCTACCAGATTCCAACTTCAAACTGGATTGA GTTTGTGGCAAGAATTTTTGAGCATCCTTAGta CTTACAGTATTTTGGCATTAATAATAATTG GAGGTTTCATTGTAGGAAGGGTCATATTAGGGACtatatgtgtgtgtattttGTTGATCTACAAATGGAGAAGGAGACATTTATCAATGTATGATCATATTGAAGAATTTTTACAAAGTAATAACAATCTTACACCAATAAGATACTCTTATTCAGATATTAAAAAGATGAGCCATGGATTTAAAGATAAATTAGGTGAAGGAGGCTATGGTTCTGTATACAAAGGAAGACTTCGTAGTGGTCATTTCGTAGCAATTAAGATGATGGATACATCCAAAGGCAATGGTGAAGATTTCATAAACGAAGTTGCTACAATAGGTAGGATTCATCATGTCAATGTTGTTAGATTGATCGGATTTTGTGTGGAGGGTTCAAAGCGTGCTCTTGTATATGATTTCATGGCGAATGGATCTCTTGATAAACATATTTTCTCAAAGGAAGGAATTGAGTCTTTGAGTTACAAGATGATGTTTgaaatgtcacttggagtggcTCGTGGTATCGAGTATCTTCATCGAGGATGTGAAATGCAAATTTTGCATTTTGATATCAAGCCTCACAACATTCTTTTGGATGAGAATTTCGTAACAAAAGTTTCAGATTTTGGCTTGGCGAGATTATGTCCATTGGACAATAATACTGTGTCTCTCACTGCAGCAAGAGGAACCTTAGGATACATAGCTCCCgaattgttttataaaaacattgGAGGAGTTTCTTACAAAGCCGATGTGTATAGTTTTGGCATGTTACTGATGGAAATGGCGAGTAGAAGGAGGAATCTGAACTCAGCAGAGAAGTCGAGTCGAGTTCATTTCCCATCTTGGGTTTCTAACCAATTTAGTGAAGGAATGGACATTGATTTTGGTGTTGAGACAATGGAGGAATCAAAGATAATAAAGAAGATGATGATAGTTGCATTGTGGTGCATACAGTTCAAGCCTTCTGATCGTCCTTCAATGACCAAAGTTGTTGAGATGCTTGAAGAACAAACTGAGTTCTTGGAATTGCCTCCAACTAAATTCTCTTACTATTCAAATGAGGATCATGGAGAGTGTAGTTCATCCTCAATGTGGCCATCCACAGGGGACAATTACTCAGATAATACTACTTTTACTCATGTACCAAATTAA
- the LOC115715876 gene encoding rust resistance kinase Lr10 encodes MMGFLSKSQLFWSFTLFLLLGLSINIEASQTQCKESRCGNGPAIRFPFRVKDGQPNHCGYPGFELSCRGKRTVLELPKSVKLFVKSIDYKSQVIKLYDPNDCLFGQLLKINGLSVSPLYFAKFELRNYTMFNCSALERNALYGIGMDFPCLSGPDGYHVIAVESSSTIEDVPLASCNKMYDIISVPYTLFAVDRKYLYMNWAKPNCSRCGVLGYGCRLKNNDTKSETECYAYPKPSQTKKFVTIGVTIGTTVLTLLLVVAYRAYNSNKQEKENQRRIESFLEDYKALKPSRYSYSDIKHITGEFKEKLGEGAYGAVFKGKLSAEFFVAVKILHSSKGNGDEFINEVGTIGRIHHINVVRLVGYCADGFRRALVYEFLPNGSLQQYISSPDSDHFLGWEKLMDITLGIAKGVEYLHQGCDQRILHFDIKPHNVLLDQNFIPKISDFGLAKLCSKDQSMVSMSTARGTMGYIAPEVFSRNFGNVSYKSDIYSFGMVLLEMVGGKKITDVKEDNTSQVYYPEWIYNLLEEGEDLRIHIEKEEDAKIAKKLAIVGLWCIQWHPTDRPSMKVVVQMLEGGEKLTLPPNPFGSTGQPKSIVDMPRRRKNPELEAISELE; translated from the exons ATGATGGGGTTTCTCTCAAAATCTCAACTTTTTTGGTCTTTCACTCTGTTTTTGCTTCTGGGGTTGTCCATTAATATTGAAGCTAGTCAAACACAGTGCAAGGAATCAAGATGTGGGAATGGGCCGGCAATTCGATTCCCGTTCAGAGTCAAAGATGGTCAACCAAATCACTGTGGTTACCCTGGCTTTGAGCTATCTTGCAGAGGGAAACGTACGGTTCTAGAGCTGCCAAAATCAGTAAAGCTGTTTGTGAAAAGCATAGATTACAAATCTCAGGTGATAAAATTATATGACCCCAATGATTGCCTTTTTGGACAGCTTTTAAAGATCAATGGTTTATCAGTTTCTCCATTATATTTCGCAAAATTTGAACTTCGTAACTATACAATGTTTAATTGTTCTGCTTTAGAAAGAAATGCTCTATACGGCATCGGCATGGACTTTCCCTGCCTCAGTGGCCCTGATGGTTACCACGTTATTgcagttgaatcttcctccaccATTGAAGATGTGCCTTTGGCATCTTGTAATAAAATGTATGATATCATATCTGTTCCTTATACACTTTTTGCTGTTGACAGAAAATATCTTTATATGAATTGGGCTAAACCCAATTGTTCTCGTTGTGGAGTATTGGGATATGGATGTCGATTAAAGAACAATGACACCAAAAGTGAAACAGAGTGTTATGCATATCCTAAACCAA GTCAAACCAAGAAATTTGTAACTATTGGTGTAACAATTGGTACTACTGTTCTTACACTGCTACTTGTTGTGGCTTATCGAGCTTACAATTCTAATAAGCAAGAGAAAGAAAATCAACGGAGAATAGAAAGTTTTTTGGAGGATTACAAGGCTTTAAAGCCAAGTAGATATTCTTATTCTGACATCAAACATATTACAGGCGAGTTCAAGGAAAAATTGGGTGAAGGAGCCTATGGTGCAGTATTTAAGGGAAAGCTCTCAGCAGAATTCTTTGTTGCTGTGAAAATTCTTCACAGTTCAAAAGGAAATGGAGATGAGTTTATAAATGAAGTAGGCACTATTGGTCGAATTCACCATATCAATGTGGTTCGCTTGGTTGGTTATTGTGCTGATGGATTTAGAAGAGCTCTTGTTTATGAGTTCTTACCAAATGGTTCACTTCAACAGTATATATCTTCACCAGATTCTGATCATTTCTTAGGTTGGGAGAAACTTATGGATATTACTTTAGGCATAGCCAAAGGTGTTGAGTATCTTCACCAAGGGTGTGATCAAAGAATCCTTCATTTCGATATCAAGCCTCATAATGTCTTGCTAGACCAAAACTTCATTCCCAAAATTTCTGATTTTGGTTTGGCCAAGTTGTGCTCAAAAGATCAAAGTATGGTGTCAATGTCTACAGCTAGAGGAACCATGGGATACATTGCACCCGAAGTTTTTTCTAGAAACTTTGGAAATGTTTCATACAAGTCAGATATTTACAGTTTCGGGATGGTGTTGCTTGAAATGGTTGGTGGGAAGAAGATTACAGATGTTAAAGAAGACAACACTAGTCAAGTTTATTATCCCGAATGGATCTATAATCTCctagaagaaggagaagacttACGAATCCATATCGAGAAAGAAGAAGACGCTAAGATTGCAAAGAAACTTGCAATTGTGGGTTTATGGTGCATTCAGTGGCACCCCACGGATCGCCCTTCCATGAAAGTTGTGGTACAAATGCTTGAAGGAGGAGAAAAGTTAACATTGCCTCCTAATCCTTTTGGCTCTACTGGTCAACCAAAATCAATTGTTGATATGCCTAGAAGACGCAAGAATCCAGAGCTAGAAGCTATATCTGAATTAGAATGA
- the LOC115715874 gene encoding rust resistance kinase Lr10 translates to MYIHIMANSSSFGSFQTQNKMHLRFLILIFFFFFLFLNCRAQNNQCSPSSCGKIKNISYPFSLKSDPKSCGDQRYVLSCENNITILNLYSGKYSVEAINYINHTIRVVDPGIQKGNCSSLPRYPISRYNFRQGDPYELQQWSTDWTLKLMSKTLVFVSCEKTVKSHFYIDTSSCSSNGYKNHSYVIVNGSLTVSDMDKSCGVKLTTLVSQHRNNNTNASSFMDIHNEMAFGFKLSWIPGITPLPIRISLWDQILQDLSTYRYLILFILGAVIVGRAILGTPCLCIFLFYTWRRRHLSMYDRIEEFLQSYNNLVPIRYSYSDIRKMSQGFKDKLGEGGYGSVYKGKLRSGHLVAIKMLDASKGNGDDFVNEVATIGRIHHVNVVRLIGFCVEGSKRALIYDFMTNGSLDKHIFSKEGIDSLSYEMMFEISLGVARGIEYLHQGCEMQILHFDIKPHNILLDENFVTKVSDFGLARLCPLDNNIVSLTAARGTLGYIAPELFYKNLGGVSYKADVYSFGMLLMEMASRRRNINSAVENSSRVHFPSWVSNQFSEGNDFDFGVGTVEEVKIIKKMMIIALWCIQFKPSDRPSMTKVVEMLEDQTESLEMPPTKFTFYCSNEAPMEDLGENSSSSTWSSTQSGDNYSDTTLSQISD, encoded by the exons ATGTATATACACATTATGGCTAACTCTTCTTCCTTTGGCTCTTTCCAGACCCAAAACAAAATGCATCTTAGATTCTTGATccttatcttcttcttcttcttccttttcctCAATTGCAGAGCCCAAAACAATCAATGTTCACCTTCTTCCTGTGGAAAAATCAAGAATATAAGCTACCCTTTTAGCCTAAAATCCGATCCAAAAAGCTGTGGAGACCAAAGGTATGTTCTTTCTTGCGAGAACAATATCACAATACTAAACCTCTATTCAGGAAAATACTCCGTGGAAGCAATCAATTACATTAACCATACCATAAGAGTGGTTGATCCAGGAATTCAAAAGGGCAATTGCTCTTCTCTCCCTCGTTACCCTATTTCAAGGTACAACTTCAGACAGGGTGACCCATATGAGCTTCAACAATGGAGCACAGATTGGACTCTGAAGCTTATGTCAAAGACACTGGTTTTCGTGAGTTGTGAAAAAACAGTCAAATCCCATTTTTATATAGACACTTCTTCTTGCTCATCTAATGGTTACAAAAACCATTCTTATGTAATAGTCAATGGGAGCTTGACTGTTTCGGACATGGATAAATCATGTGGTGTAAAGCTAACGACTTTAGTATCTCAGCATAGAAACAATAACACCAATGCTTCTTCATTCATGGATATTCATAATGAGATGGCTTTTGGGTTTAAGCTTTCATGGATTCCAGGAATCACTCCACTTCCAATCCGAATAA GCCTGTGGGATCAAATATTGCAAGACCTTAGTA CTTACCGATATTTGATACTATTTATACTTG GAGCTGTGATTGTAGGAAGGGCCATATTAGGGACTCCATGTTTGTGTATCTTTTTGTTCTACACATGGAGAAGGCGACATTTATCGATGTATGATCGTATTGAAGAATTCTTGCAAAGTTATAACAATCTTGTACCTATAAGATACTCGTATTCAGATATTAGAAAGATGAGCCAAGGGTTTAAAGATAAATTGGGTGAAGGAGGCTATGGCTCTGTGTATAAAGGAAAACTTCGAAGTGGTCATTTAGTAGCAATTAAGATGTTGGATGCATCTAAAGGAAATGGGGATGATTTTGTTAATGAAGTTGCTACAATTGGTAGGATTCATCATGTTAATGTTGTTAGActaattggattttgtgttgaAGGTTCAAAGCGTGCTCTTATATATGATTTTATGACTAATGGATCTCTTGACAAACATATTTTCTCTAAGGAAGGAATTGACTCTTTAAGTTATGAGATGATGTTCGAAATTTCACTTGGAGTGGCTCGGGGAATTGAGTATCTTCATCAAGGATGCGAAATGCAGATTCTGCATTTCGATATCAAGCCACACAACATCCTTTTAGATGAGAATTTTGTAACAAAAGTTTCAGATTTCGGCTTAGCTAGATTATGTCCATTGGATAATAATATTGTGTCTTTAACTGCAGCGAGAGGAACCTTAGGATACATAGCTCCAGAATTGTTTTACAAAAACCTCGGAGGAGTTTCTTATAAAGCTGATGTCTATAGTTTTGGCATGTTATTGATGGAAATGGCGAGTAGAAGAAGGAATATAAATTCAGCAGTAGAGAATTCGAGCCGAGTTCACTTCCCATCTTGGGTTTCTAACCAATTCAGTGAAGGAAATGATTTTGATTTTGGTGTTGGGACAGTGGAGGAAGTAAAGATCATAAAGAAGATGATGATAATTGCATTATGGTGTATACAATTCAAGCCATCTGATCGTCCTTCAATGACCAAAGTGGTAGAGATGCTTGAAGATCAAACTGAGTCCTTAGAAATGCCTCCAACTAAATTCACATTCTATTGTTCAAATGAGGCACCAATGGAGGATCTTGGAGAGAACAGTTCATCCTCAACATGGTCATCCACACAATCAGGGGACAATTACTCAGATACTACTTTAAGTCAGATATCAGATTAA